A stretch of Zonotrichia albicollis isolate bZonAlb1 chromosome 32, bZonAlb1.hap1, whole genome shotgun sequence DNA encodes these proteins:
- the LOC141725993 gene encoding uncharacterized protein LOC141725993: MGTCLSTLRLTTRERELYLTIVETLSVNNFTFSKGSLSKKTLKKFVSWMVLNFPETDKTTITENSFWDTVGNTIYMSQTKQDFSVTNFLPLFHIITKTIEKSNSEKSSKLTDLSSSYANCADKITEECALQATESLGAAELTAETTSEAEAKQAAPTFPPLAGPALPNSPFPAAPHLPGSVSFPRPASGAPFPVPAAVPSAATTPPPAPVLPLPTPAPPFPAPGCSVAVPPAPAAVPALPPAPPAAPAAFPGPVIAAAPPNPALLSSTPATALPSVTAPAPAPTETAPALPPPPATFPSHAHNLSSCAEPHTCAVTSAHPTPVVSQTRGIASAPPNPPGVHPQPPYPPCPHPSLQPLTQPSCHPNGSETTCGVPPPTQSGPCCSRATPHPTTLTSGQSLKRVKNPSKRKKRNSRVACASQCSSCD; encoded by the coding sequence ATGGGTACTTGTTTAAGCACTCTAAGACTAACAACACGTGAGAGAGAGTTATATTTAACCATTGTAGAAACCTTATCTGTTAACAACTTCACTTTTTCTAAAGGTAGTCTGTCAAAAAAGACTCTTAAAAAATTTGTATCTTGGATGGTGCTGAATTTCCCTGAAACTGATAAGACcacaattactgaaaattccttttgggatacagttGGAAACACCATTTATATGTCTCAAACAAAACAGGACTTTTCTGTTACTAACTTCTTACCTTTATTTCATATAATAACAAAAACGATTGAAAAATCGAACTCTGAAAAAAGTTCCAAACTAACAGATCTTTCCTCTTCATATGCTAATTGCGCTGATAAGATAACAGAGGAATGTGCCCTCCAGGCCACAGAGTCACTGGGCGCTGCAGAACTTACTGCAGAAACCACCTCGGAGGCAGAAGCCAAGCAGGCCGCCCCCACATTCCCCCCCCTCGCGGGACCCGCGCTGCCCAACTCCCcgtttcctgcagccccccatcTCCCCGGCTCCGTTTCCTTCCCGCGTCCGGCCTCGGGGGCcccgttccctgtccctgccgcTGTACCCTCCGCTGCGACCACCCCTCCCCCCGCGCCCGTGCTGCCGTTGCCTACCCCCGCGCCGCCGTTCCCCGCCCCCGGTTGCTCCGTCGCGGTACCCCCCGCTCCCGCTGCTGTCCCCGCCCtgccccccgctccccccgccgcgcccgccgcgttcCCCGGTCCCGTTATCGCCGCCGCCCCCCCCAACCCTGCGCTGCTATCCTCCACCCCCGCGACCGCCCTCCCATCCGTCACCgcccccgctcccgctcccaccGAGACCGCCCCGGCCCTCCCGCCCCCTCCTGCCACATTCCCGAGCCATGCCCACAACCTGTCCTCCTGCGCCGAGCCGCACACATGTGCAGTAACATCAGCTCACCCTACACCTGTCGTATCCCAAACCAGGGGCATTGCTAgcgcacccccaaatcccccaggcgTGCATCCACAGCCCCCATACCCCCCCTGCCCCCACCCGTCCCTCCAACCCCTgacccaaccctcctgccacccGAACGGATCAGAGACCACCTGTGGTGTCCCCCCCCCGACCCAATCcggtccctgctgctccagggctacCCCTCACCCAACAACGCTAACTTCGGGCCAGTCACTGAAAAGGGTGAAAAATCCTTCTAAacgaaagaaaaggaattcacGGGTAGCATGTGCCTCACAGTGTTCCTCATGCGATTAA